From Apium graveolens cultivar Ventura chromosome 9, ASM990537v1, whole genome shotgun sequence, the proteins below share one genomic window:
- the LOC141683511 gene encoding scopoletin glucosyltransferase-like, with protein sequence MVKLQVFFFPVMTHGHMIPILDMAKLFASRGVHSTIITTPLNAPAFAKGVQRTNDSGFQMSVKILEFPKVDGLPEGCENADQVTSPDMLPIFFTATKLLKDQLEQLLEEYRPNCLVADLFFPWATDSAAKFNIPRLVFHGSGFFASCAGEQVRLQRPFKNLTNGSDEFFVPNIPHKVKLCLSQIPPYVREEGETEFAKMLTEALESEWRSHGVIINSFYELEPEYADHYRNVLNGKAWHIGPLSLCNRSLEEKAQRGKQAAINADDCLKWLDSKSPNSVLYICFGSFTKFPNEQLHEIAMGLEASGQQFIWVLRKGTNDKESEEWMPEGFEERMIGKGLIIRGWAPQMLILDHEAIGGFVTHCGWNSTLEGIAAGVPMVTWPSFAEQFYNEKLITDILRIGVAVGAKEWVADSGGGNIKRDAVETAVRSIIIGEEAEERRNRCKGLKEMAKKAIEEGGSSYSGLNALIQELSLYPSSF encoded by the coding sequence ATGGTTAAGCTTCAGGTTTTCTTTTTTCCTGTTATGACTCATGGTCACATGATACCAATACTTGACATGGCTAAGCTGTTTGCCTCTCGCGGTGTGCACTCCACCATCATCACTACGCCTCTCAATGCTCCTGCTTTCGCTAAAGGAGTACAGAGGACTAATGATTCGGGTTTTCAGATGAGTGTCAAAATTCTCGAGTTTCCAAAAGTAGACGGTTTGCCTGAAGGTTGTGAAAATGCTGATCAGGTTACTTCTCCTGATATGCTCCCTATATTTTTTACTGCTACAAAATTGCTCAAAGATCAACTTGAGCAACTTCTTGAAGAGTATCGTCCTAATTGTCTTGTTGCTGATTTGTTCTTCCCATGGGCTACTGATTCTGCAGCCAAATTTAATATCCCAAGATTGGTTTTTCATGGATCAGGCTTCTTTGCTTCATGTGCTGGAGAACAGGTGAGGCTCCAGAGGCCATTCAAGAACTTAACAAATGGCTCGGATGAGTTCTTTGTGCCTAATATTCCGCATAAAGTGAAGTTGTGTTTAAGTCAAATCCCACCTTATGTACGCGAAGAAGGGGAGACAGAGTTTGCAAAGATGCTAACTGAAGCATTAGAATCTGAGTGGAGAAGCCATGGAGTGATTATAAACAGCTTTTACGAGCTGGAACCTGAGTATGCGGATCATTATAGAAATGTTTTGAATGGGAAGGCGTGGCATATAGGCCCGTTATCGTTATGCAACAGAAGTTTAGAAGAGAAAGCACAAAGAGGGAAACAAGCAGCCATCAATGCAGATGATTGCTTGAAGTGGCTGGATTCTAAAAGTCCTAATTCTGTTTTGTACATTTGTTTTGGAAGTTTTACTAAATTTCCAAATGAGCAGTTACACGAGATTGCCATGGGACTTGAAGCTTCTGGACAACAGTTCATATGGGTTCTGAGGAAAGGGACAAATGATAAAGAATCTGAGGAATGGATGCCAGAAGGATTTGAGGAAAGAATGATAGGAAAAGGCCTAATAATCAGAGGATGGGCACCGCAAATGCTAATTCTTGATCACGAAGCTATAGGAGGTTTTGTGACACACTGTGGCTGGAACTCAACTCTTGAAGGCATAGCTGCTGGGGTGCCAATGGTCACATGGCCTTCATTCGCGGAGCAATTTTATAATGAGAAGTTGATCACGGATATTCTTCGGATTGGTGTTGCTGTTGGTGCCAAGGAATGGGTTGCTGATTCAGGGGGAGGCAATATAAAAAGAGATGCAGTGGAGACGGCTGTGAGGAGTATAATAATTGGGGAAGAGGCCGAGGAGAGGAGAAACAGATGCAAGGGACTTAAAGAGATGGCAAAAAAGGCTATTGAAGAAGGTGGATCGTCTTACTCGGGCTTGAATGCTTTGATCCAAGAACTCAGTTTATATCCATCTTCCTTCTAG
- the LOC141682773 gene encoding scopoletin glucosyltransferase-like, giving the protein MVQLQVFFFPIMAHGHMIPILDMAKLFASRGVHSTIITTPLNAPAFAKGVQKSNDSGFQMSIKILKFPKVDGLPEDCENIDQIPSPAMLPLFLAATWMLKEQLEQLLQECHPNCLVADLFFPWATDSAARFNIPRLIFYGSSFFASCAEEQVRLHRPFKNLTNASDEFFVPNLPHKVKLFSSQIPPFLREERETEFAKMLTEAFESESRSYGTIVNSFYELEPNYADYYRNVLNRRAWHIGPLSLCNRSFEEKVQRGKQAAITEDECLTWLNSKSPNSVVYICFGSVGKFPSKQLHEIAMGLEASEQQFIWVVMKGTDDNEPEDWMPEEFEERMIGKGLIIRGWAPQVLILDHKAIGGFVTHCGWNSTLEGIAAGVPMVTWPLGAEQFYNEKLITDVLHIGVPVGAKEWGVMVGGGNIKRDAVETAVRGILVGEEAEDRRNRCKGLKEMAKKAIEQGGSSYSDLNALIQELSL; this is encoded by the coding sequence ATGGTTCAGCTTCAGGTTTTCTTTTTCCCTATTATGGCTCATGGTCACATGATCCCAATACTTGACATGGCTAAGCTGTTTGCCTCTCGCGGTGTGCACTCCACCATCATCACGACGCCTCTCAATGCTCCTGCTTTTGCTAAAGGAGTACAGAAGAGTAATGATTCGGGTTTTCAAATGAGTATCAAAATTCTTAAGTTTCCAAAAGTAGACGGTTTGCCTGAAGATTGTGAAAATATTGATCAGATTCCTTCTCCTGCTATGCTCCCGCTTTTTCTTGCTGCAACATGGATGCTGAAAGAACAACTAGAGCAGCTTCTCCAAGAATGTCATCCTAATTGTCTTGTTGCTGATTTATTCTTCCCATGGGCTACTGATTCCGCTGCCAGATTTaatatcccgaggttgattttTTATGGATCAAGCTTCTTTGCTTCGTGTGCTGAAGAACAGGTGAGGCTCCACAGGCCATTTAAGAACTTAACAAATGCCTCCGATGAATTTTTTGTGCCTAACCTTCCACATAAAGTGAAGTTGTTTTCAAGTCAAATCCCACCTTTTTTACGAGAAGAGAGGGAGACAGAGTTTGCCAAGATGCTAACTGAGGCATTCGAATCAGAGAGCAGAAGCTATGGAACCATTGTAAACAGCTTTTACGAGCTAGAACCTAATTATGCTGATTATTACAGAAATGTTTTGAATAGGAGGGCTTGGCATATAGGTCCACTTTCATTGTGCAATAGAAGTTTCGAAGAAAAAGTACAAAGAGGGAAGCAAGCAGCTATAACTGAAGATGAATGCTTGACATGGTTGAATTCTAAAAGCCCGAACTCAGTTGTATACATTTGCTTTGGAAGTGTAGGCAAATTCCCAAGTAAGCAGTTACATGAGATTGCTATGGGACTTGAAGCTTCCGAGCAACAATTCATATGGGTTGTGATGAAGGGGACAGATGACAATGAACCCGAAGACTGGATGCCAGAAGAATTTGAGGAAAGAATGATAGGGAAAGGCCTAATAATTAGAGGATGGGCACCGCAAGTGCTAATTCTTGATCACAAAGCTATAGGAGGTTTTGTGACACACTGTGGCTGGAACTCAACTCTTGAAGGCATAGCTGCTGGGGTACCAATGGTCACATGGCCTTTGGGCGCGGAGCAATTTTATAATGAGAAGTTGATTACCGATGTTCTCCACATTGGTGTTCCTGTCGGTGCCAAGGAATGGGGTGTTATGGTAGGGGGAGGGAACATAAAAAGAGATGCAGTGGAGACGGCTGTGAGAGGTATACTTGTTGGTGAAGAGGCCGAGGACAGAAGAAACCGATGCAAGGGACTTAAAGAGATGGCAAAAAAGGCCATTGAACAAGGCGGATCGTCTTACTCAGATTTGAATGCTTTGATCCAAGAACTCAGTTTATAG
- the LOC141683512 gene encoding scopoletin glucosyltransferase-like translates to MVQLQVFFFPIMAHGHMIPILDMAKLFASRGVHSTIITTPLNAPAFAKGVQKSIDLGFQMSVKILEFPKLDGLPEDCENIDQIPSPAMLPLFLAATWMLKEQLEPLLQECHPNCLVADLFFPWATDSAARFNIPRLIFHGSSFFASCAEEQVRLHRPFKNLINDSDEFFVPNLPHKVKLFAKVLTEALESERRSHGVIVNSFYELESEYADYYRNVLNRRAWHIGPLSLCNRSFEEKVQRGKQAAITEDECLTWLNSKSPNSVVYICFGSVGKFPSKQLHEIAMGLEASEQQFIWVVMKGTDDIESEDWMPEEFEERMKGKGLIIRGWAPQVLILDHKAIGGFVTHCGWNSTLEGIAAGVPMVTWPLGAEQFYNEKLITDVLHIGVPVGAKEWGVMVGGGNIKRDAVETAVRGILVGEEAEDRRNRCKGLKEMAKKAIEQGGSSYSDLNALIQELSL, encoded by the coding sequence ATGGTTCAGCTTCAGGTTTTCTTTTTTCCTATTATGGCTCATGGTCACATGATCCCAATACTTGACATGGCTAAGTTATTTGCCTCTCGCGGTGTGCACTCCACCATCATCACAACGCCTCTCAATGCTCCTGCTTTCGCTAAAGGAGTACAGAAGAGTATTGATTTGGGTTTTCAAATGAGTGTCAAAATTCTCGAGTTTCCAAAACTAGACGGTTTGCCTGAAGACTGTGAAAATATTGATCAGATTCCTTCTCCTGCTATGCTCCCGCTTTTTCTTGCTGCAACATGGATGCTGAAAGAACAACTAGAGCCTCTTCTCCAAGAATGCCATCCTAATTGTCTTGTTGCTGATTTATTCTTCCCATGGGCTACTGATTCCGCTGCAAGATTTAATATCCCCAGGTTGATTTTTCATGGATCAAGCTTCTTTGCTTCGTGTGCTGAAGAACAGGTGAGGCTGCACAGGCCATTTAAGAACTTAATAAATGACTCCGATGAATTCTTTGTGCCTAACCTTCCGCATAAAGTGAAGTTGTTTGCCAAGGTGCTAACCGAGGCATTAGAATCTGAGAGAAGAAGCCATGGAGTCATTGTAAACAGCTTTTACGAGCTAGAATCCGAGTATGCTGATTATTACAGGAATGTTTTGAATAGGAGGGCATGGCATATAGGTCCACTTTCATTGTGCAATAGAAGTTTCGAAGAAAAAGTACAAAGAGGGAAGCAAGCAGCTATAACTGAAGATGAATGCTTGACATGGTTGAATTCTAAAAGCCCGAACTCAGTTGTATACATTTGCTTTGGAAGTGTAGGCAAATTCCCAAGTAAGCAGTTACATGAGATTGCTATGGGACTTGAAGCTTCCGAGCAACAATTCATATGGGTTGTGATGAAGGGGACAGATGATATAGAATCCGAAGACTGGATGCCAGAAGAATTTGAGGAAAGAATGAAAGGGAAAGGCCTAATAATTAGAGGATGGGCACCACAAGTGCTAATTCTTGATCACAAAGCTATAGGAGGTTTTGTGACACACTGTGGCTGGAACTCAACTCTTGAAGGCATAGCTGCTGGGGTACCAATGGTCACATGGCCTTTGGGCGCGGAGCAATTTTATAATGAGAAGTTGATTACCGATGTTCTCCACATTGGTGTTCCTGTCGGTGCCAAGGAATGGGGTGTTATGGTAGGGGGAGGGAACATAAAAAGAGATGCAGTGGAGACGGCTGTGAGAGGTATACTTGTTGGTGAAGAGGCCGAGGACAGAAGAAACCGATGCAAGGGACTTAAAGAGATGGCAAAAAAGGCCATTGAACAAGGCGGATCGTCTTACTCAGATTTGAATGCTTTGATCCAAGAACTCAGTTTATAG